ACCAACATTCTTTTCTCTAAGGAATGGCAGGAGGAGCTGCACTCCACCATTTTGTCTAATTTTAGCTCTAGCCCTCTTAGCATTTGTGTGCCCACAAATACTATTGAGGGCCCTTAAAAGATGAAGTTGAATTACTGGACACGATAAGTTAAGAAGTGAGAGCATCTGAGGAGCTGCATCCCTATGTAGTAGGATACGATCAGATTCTGCTATATTTGAGAGTATAGCTGCGGCTGGCTCTCTAAGGGTCATGAGCACTGATGTGACCGAGCAAAGGAGTTGAAGCAGTGATCCAGTTATGCCACAATTTATCAAAATTTCTGCGTTTTGCAAAGAGCTAGAGAGATTACGCAAGGCGGCTAGCACCGAGTGCTTGGCTTCATGGTTTCCAGATTTAAACATCTCCACAAGGGGCTCGACTGCTCCATCTTCTCCAAGGGAAGATTTCATCTGTTCAGAGAGGAACATCTTAGAAATAGCGGTTGCCATTAGGATCTTGTTCATATCTGAACCTgtaaaaacagaaaataaacctTAGAACATCATTATAGCTAGATGACACACAGCTGCGCTGAAAGTAAGGGGGATTCAGCTAGTCAGATTAATTTCGAAGTCTTGTCCTGTTTTTCTCACGGTTCTGGGTTGCACTCTCTTATTGCTTGTTGCATTATTTTCATGGTTTTACATGACCTCATCTTCAATTTTATGGCTCGGATCTCACATGTGCATTTTGAGAAGCTCTTAATTGGTTTATCGCATAGAAAGGGAGAGGCTCATAACCCCCTGATTTTGACGAATACCACTATAACTCACACTTACATATGCTAGAACATGGCAGTGTGATGCAGAGTGTAGAATAATTAAAATACCTTCTTTCAGGTAATGTATCAATGGTCGAAAATAGCCAGCCTCTGCCATGAGCAGCACATTTTGTGGGTTGCACGACAAAATGTGCAGCAACTTCTCTGCGTCATCATAGGTGCCTGATTCATGTGCATTCCTGAGCGTAACCAGCATCACTATACATCCCTTGATCCTGCCAATCCTCTGCCGGACCTGCGGAATGTCTGACAAATCCAATAGCAGCGCAATTGCTTCATTTCTCTCGTCGACGTCTCTAGACAAGGAACGTACGATGCTTGAAAGTGCCTCAATGCTTGCCATCCTCTCCTGCAAAGCCATGCGGAAAATACAATCAGATTGGGAAGCATGATCGGGTTGGTTATTTATTGTACTCTGATGATGAACTACTAGTCTTCAACCATCATATTCTGCAAAATGAAAAACTTATATAATCAAGTACGCCTAATCGCGTCCGCACGGCAAGCCACTGTGCCGTGCGGCGAGCGGTTGGGCACAGGTCGAAATTCCTACAGCTGTCCACTTCCGTGGTTCCATGATCCAAAACAACACTAAATTCAGCTTCGAAATACTCCCAGGAGGAGCCATTCAAGACCATCCCTCCACGAGCATACCGTCGAACACATAGGGTGCACGGCCACAAGAGGCCAAACAGCGTCCGCTCGGCTCACTCACCTTGGTCTCGGCGCCGGCGCAGCCCGCGAGGCGCCGCAGCGCGGCCATGACGAGGACCCTGACCTCGGCGTCCCCCGCGCCGGCGAGCCGCGCGAGCAGCGCCGGCACCAGGACCCCGCCCTCCTCGTCCTCCCCGAGCCTCCCCTCGGCGGCCAGCGCTGCCACCTCCCGCGCCACGGCGCCGAGCTCGGGCCCGGCGCCGTTCTTGACGCGCACCAGGAGGTCCTCCACGTCCACCGCCGCCCGGCGGCCCGCCCCCGGCGGCATCGCGGCGCGCCCAAGAAGCGAACGGCACTGCCTGTAAGTGTAACCGGCACCCGTGCGGAGGCGAAGGTGTGCCGTAGCAGGAGGAGGAgtgggcgtggtggtgatggtggtggtatAGCGAgcggaggaggggggaggggggaagaAGAGGTCAAGTCGTCCATGGGGGAGGGAGGGGAGGCGACCAGCCCGAGGCTGGGAGGCGCCGGCGGTCGCTGTCTGTCCGCCTCAGCTTTCCGGTTTTCGCGACGCGCGGCGAGTGAAGTGAGCCAGACGGGATAGCTCATCGCGTCGCGTGTTTCATCGGTTTACGACCGAGTCGGACGACAGGATGCTGCCTCGATTTGCAACGCACTCACGGCCAGTGGCTATGAATGGCTTGTCAACCAataatttgattttttttatatataaaaacCAATAATTTGAATTTGACTCGGGCCGTTTCAAATCTAGTGTGTTTCACATGATTGTCAAATTTAGCCCCAAATATGGGTAGTAGTCGATGTTCCTATTTGATATTCCCCGGAATTATTGAAATAATGGCTGTTTTTTTTAGCATGATAGAAACGTAGATACTCACATACACACAACCCTACAAATGCTTTATAATAATTCAGAAAAAAATGCAAGAACCAGTGGCAAGTCTAAGACTTCACCCCTCATGAGTTGTTTTCATCACAAGGAAAGCTGCGCGCGATTCACTTAAAATATCTGAACTTTAGTATTATTTTCTGATGCCGGATGAGGCGGTAAGTGGATCCTTGGATTTCATCATAAAAGTTTGGTTTTTTTAGATGATTGCATGTTGTTTTCTCCTTCTGGCCTCCCATTCTCAGTTGCGTGTCATAACCTTGGATAAAACCTTATCTGAAAGTCCAATGATAGTGGTACTTTACGGGCTTGCATAGTTTTCCTTTTGTAGGGCACTTAGTTACCTTGGTTTGGTTTTGTCTTTGCATCAAACTGCTTGCCACGACGGTTTTGGAGAGCTTGTTTTAGAGTTTTGGATGTCTTACCTATCTGTTAGCATCGAGTGAAGGTATAATTGGTAGACATATGTGTCTAGATGTCGTGACCTTTAGATGAAAGAAAAAAATAGATTATGGACTTCGGCGAGACTCAACCACAGTATAAGTGGATCCTGGTCAAGGAGATCTGGTTGTTTTGCTTTTGCAGGTGGAGGTGAACCATAATTCCTTTTTTTCTTGCCTTGAAAAAGCATTAGAGAGTTGTGCCATTTTTCATAAAAGGATAGCCAAGTGGCTTATACAATCACTTTCATCTAACCCTAATCTAAGATATTAACCACCAGTTAAACTGTGTGACCATAGTGACAAGGAATCATCTTGCTTGGCCAGATCATCAAGGTTGCATCTTGACCGAGGTTGGACACCTTCGTAGCACAACCATATCTCCAGATTGTCTGGGTCACCGTACCCCCGACTATATCCAACTAGAGGAGTATGCGGGCCTGAGAACAACACCCCCTAGGAAGGATCAGCAACGACATGCATTGTGTCCTTGAAACTCTCGCCCTGAGCAGCGACCAGCACTAGAGAGACATTCTACCACCACTAGCCTCTTGCTAGCCGCTCCACAATAGGTCATGTGCACACCAAACAGAGAAGTTATATCTCTAAAATGATGCTTTGGGGTTATTACACCATTGCATGCTCACCCCCGAGGGATCCCGACCCTGAGCTCCATGAAATGCGTAGATTTGCCGTGAAGATAGGATGTGTTGGGGAACTTGGCCTTGGATGCTATGGTCGATGTTTCTCATGACACTTGTTTTCTCACTCCCAATTTTTAGCTTTAGCTTTTCAGTCATAAGTTAGTCGTTGTATCAGGTGAAAACTCAAATTCGGTGAAAATATGGAAACATCGAGCCCTAACCATCAGATGATGGATGGACAACCTTGATGCAAGGTGGGATGTCGTTCATCAACTGACCATTCTTTTTGCAGAAATCCTCCTATCTTCTCCCCGTACTGCAGTGACTAACTACTTCTCCTACCTTGAGCTTGGGTTGCAGTCTAGCAGGCTGGGTAAATCCAATGTCCCGAGGAAAATAAAATCGCAATGCTAGCCGGTGACAAGCGGCACGACGACACTGACCCTCTCCGTGTTAATCCATGTGCCTTACATGACACCCTCACAGGTTCTTCTTGTGCATTGTCATATTGTGACTGCGACTCTTCAACCCTCTCGTAGCTAGCCCAACCTGGAGACCAGCGAGACGACAGTGCCGCTTAACACGACATGTCACTCCTTCCTCGATGATTTCATCATGGTGCCATCCTGCCTTAAACCGCACTCAAGCGGCCCCATGCATCTCCTGCCACACGCTCTGTCCCTTTCCACAATAATTTTCTGTCAAAATTCGTTCAACTTCATTGAGCGATGAATTTCTaaatccaaattgaaaataacaTCTGATTCCATTTGTAACCAAAATAAGGAACAAACGTTGTGAGAGGATTTGGTATCATCCATTGGTACCAAGAACGAAGAATTGTAGCTGTTGTGTAGAACCAATTAAGAAAGGGAGAAATTCAGCTACGCATCTTCAACCGCGTGAGAACCTCTTAGTCAAGCATGTTTGACTTAGAGTATTATTGGGCACCAGTGTGCTAAAAAATATTTGTGTTGTCATGCGTAACTATTGCCAATTTGTTAGTAGTCCGGGGTGCTACACCATTGCATGGTAACCGCCAAAAAATGTGTCTATGAACTTTGCAACATAAGTCTAGCTAGCAACAACGAATTTTCAGTATTTTACCGTATGATCAAACATAATTTTCTTTGCCAATGACTTCAGTAACTAATTCTTTTTAAGCTAAAAAATGTGGAATATTGTTTTGGTCAATATATAAAGCTAACATGTGGGTGTACCAATGAACCAAGAATAGTAGCCATTGTGAAGGACCAATTAAAAAAAGGGAAATTTAGCTAGTACTAATAAGATGCATCTTCTTTTCTGGAAGCAATCACGTGAGTGCTCTTAGTTGTTTGATTTAGAGTATTATTGGGCACCAAGTGTGTTGAAAAATATTTGTCTTGCCGTGCGTAACTACTACCAATCCGTAGAAGttagctgttggggaacgtagtatttcaaaaaatttcctatgatcacgcaagatctatctaggagaagcatagcaacgagcggggagagtgtgtccacgtaccctcgtagaccgaaagcgaaagcgtttactaacgcggttgatgtagtcaaacgtcttcgcgattcaaccgatccaagcaccgaacgtacggcacctccgcgttcagcacacgttcagctcgatgacgtcccttgagctCTTGATCTAGTTATGGCTGAGGGAgaattccgtcagcacgatggcgtggcgacggtgatgatgaagttaccggcgcagagtttcgcctaagcagtacgacgatatgaccgaggtgtgtaactgtggaggggggcaccgcacacggctaagagaaggcttggtgtgtctttggggtgcccccctcccacgtatataaagggggaggagaggtggccggcccaagggggggcgcgccatgggggactgtcctacttggactcctggtccaagtaggattcgccccccttcctattcctactaggagaaggggggaaggaggaggaggaggagagaaggaaagggcggccgcccccaaccctagtccaattcggtttgggcttggggggccgcgcacctccacctggccgccgcgtcctctctccactagggcccataaaggcccattaactccccgggcgggggggggggggggtggtgttccggtaacccccggtactccggaaaatgttcgaacctttccgaaaccattccggtgtccaaagacaaccttccaatatatcaatctttatgtctcgaccatttcgagactcctcgtcatgtccgtgatctcatccgggactccgaacaaacttcagtacatcaaatcacataactcataatacaaatcgtcatcgaacgttaagcgtgcggaccctacgggttcgagaactatgtagacatgaccgagacacatctccggtcaataaccaatagcggaaccgcataacaacatacgttgttccctttttcatgggtatgttacttgcccgagatttgatcgtcggtatcatcatacctagttcaatcgcGTTACCGGTGTCGTGGGTCTAAacctgacagtagaatggggggtaggtatgaggaggcaagatcctagctatggtgaagttgtacacacaagatttacgagttcaggcccttcacagtggaagtaacaaccctacgtctcggtgctcgGGAGCTCGGTCGATTGGATTATATGTGTGGAGTTACAGGGGGTGTGAACCCTTGTGCCTGAGGAGGGAGGTGacttatatagagttcgccagacccctccggccctcagttacacagggttcaatgtacataaagacaggacgttactggtaacgccagcattaaagtcatataaatgatcattaaaactacggagtgaacgcctgaccgtttTCATTCAGAGTGACCTTAGATCTTCCATACTCCGAGTGGTTTCTGATATGGTCGAGTGAGAGTACTCTtgtcgaatggaattgggttgTCCGAGTGGAACTCTCAGTCGAGTGGGTTGGACTATGTAGTGATTTCAGTCGGTTGAATCTGCTGTCTTTGATTGCAGGGCAGTGTCCTTGGTTAGGGTACTTAGATCAGGTCTAttgccctaccctaggtacatgtcgtcat
The Aegilops tauschii subsp. strangulata cultivar AL8/78 chromosome 3, Aet v6.0, whole genome shotgun sequence genome window above contains:
- the LOC109735721 gene encoding U-box domain-containing protein 44, translated to MPPGAGRRAAVDVEDLLVRVKNGAGPELGAVAREVAALAAEGRLGEDEEGGVLVPALLARLAGAGDAEVRVLVMAALRRLAGCAGAETKERMASIEALSSIVRSLSRDVDERNEAIALLLDLSDIPQVRQRIGRIKGCIVMLVTLRNAHESGTYDDAEKLLHILSCNPQNVLLMAEAGYFRPLIHYLKEGSDMNKILMATAISKMFLSEQMKSSLGEDGAVEPLVEMFKSGNHEAKHSVLAALRNLSSSLQNAEILINCGITGSLLQLLCSVTSVLMTLREPAAAILSNIAESDRILLHRDAAPQMLSLLNLSCPVIQLHLLRALNSICGHTNAKRARAKIRQNGGVQLLLPFLREKNVGIKVAALNLMFHLSKDASQELAEQIRETHLDILVKIIASPTPGIAEKAAAVGVLSNLPVSDKNITKFLTQANLLPVLISLLEANISASPSPQKMWLLEGIASVLTRFTVPWDKKLQSLAVGHGVLPWLVKLLSEGSVKAKSKSATSLAQLSQNSVALRKAKSPRWLCVPPSAESYCIVHDYQCTIKSTFCLVKAGAVNPLVKILEGEEREADGAVLEALATLVQDEIWENGSRAIEKASGVHALLRVAEAGELTSQDKAIWILERIFRLEEHREQYGGIAQALLIDLAQKGDPVLKPMIGRILAHLQLLQTQSSYF